The Ipomoea triloba cultivar NCNSP0323 chromosome 13, ASM357664v1 genomic interval ATAATATACCTCATGTTTACTGTCATAGAGGATATTTGCAGGGTTTCCATTATTTCATAAGATATCTTTAGTTATAGTTAGTTAGTTAGAAGATTGtgaaataggaaaaagaaatgtgTTCAGTCTAATCCACTGAGAACCATTTTCAACAGCTTTCATGTGCTGAAATCAGCTACTTCTTGGTGTTATACATAACAGATAAGGCATACATAGAGTTGGGAAATGACTTCATAATACATATATCACTAAGAGGCTAAGTCCATGGGCAGAGAATTtgcagaaaaagaaaagaagaatagGTTTCACTGCCAATTTCATGCACCTGCCTTCCCAGCTCCAGCCAGCCACCTGCCATGAATACTCAGTCAAAGAATCTATTCACCCCAAGAATATGCATTGTGAACTTGGAGTTTTGGTCCTTTTAACTTTTGTGGCATTTTTAcctatagtcctcgactatcattttttttcactATCAATCCTTCGGCTTTGAATTCTTTTACCACTTTTAGTCAATCTTGTGAGTTTTCTGCCCAAACATCGTTTGAAACCGATATGTGCACAGCATGTGTTTGGCCGGAAACttgaaaggactaaaagtggaaagaAATTCAAAGCCAATGGGCTAGTAGTGAAAAAATGATAGTTGAGAGCTACAAGTGGAAACACCacaaaagttgaaggaccaaaagtgcctCCTCTAATCAAAGAAACCAAGAATTGTGTGTAATGAGCTTCTCAAGTAGAAAATGCTTTTTGCATTTTAAAAGACAAAGGTGATTACCATTTCAGCCTTTTATGCACATGAAAACAGGAAGAAGTGTAAATTCATGACTGTCTATTGGTTCAGTTACTGCAATGAAAATACGAAATAGGCGGGGTAAGCTAGAAACCAAGCAATAACCCTCCAACGCAGAAAAGAAAACCGGGAGAAGATGATTGAAACTCACAGGTCAGATGGTCAGCTATGGAATAACGGTTTGTGAAGATTGATATAGCGATACAGTTGGATGATAAGACTGCAGTTCAGAGATACCACTTCTCACCGGTGGAGAAGCTTCCGATCCCGGAGGAGTGTAAAATACTTCAGACACCATTTCCCCTTCTCCATTTCCTTCACAGCAGTCAGTGGTTCTAACACCTGACTATCACAAGTTTAAGAATATAATAGCAATTATAAAACAAAGCAGTACAGAAAAACATGGCTTCAATCAAGCAATTGGAAGATGGACGATACAGGAGCATATTTGAGATCTTCGCCACAAGTAGTATTTAGAGCtctttttagtactactgactctgttacaatgtagtatctgccataactattttctcaacctactgaagcacaaagagtcaatattgcccccactgagactcgaacccatgacTTTCCATATGGGAAAGTCATTTCATGCCAAGGTCATTGGCCAATGTATAATCCTCTAGTCACATTGAAAAACATAATTGCGTTTACTTCAATTCTCCAGTTTTTCAATAAAATAGATTGGAGAAGTGTACAAGTAAACGTATTCTCTATTTTCCCttctccaatttttcatttcttcaaaaaaattgagaatataGAACTATGTGCTGTCCTAGATGTGCCTATCAAAGTGAAAGCCAAACCTAGTAATAATCACAACCAGCACTCTATAGCAACTTATCAGATATTCAAGAGCAAGCACAACTGCACAAATGAAGTTGTCACAAGGAGAAAATAAGTTTGCATAAAAAATTTGATCTGCCATTCTCATACATGGAATAAGTCTTTAATATATACGATGATGATTGTTATATCATCTGTTCGGGTTTCATGCTGTAGCCATCTTTTGTATGATTTTGCAGCGATTGCTGAGCATGCATCTTTTGGATCTGGGTATTTGCTTACCTACAAGAAATGAATGTAAATGATAAATTAGTCATGGAGATCCAAGAATAATCCTACCAGATGACTACTTTTGAGGGAAAAAGCATGAATCAAGGTTGATTCAACCAACCTGAAGATCCAGAAAATTTTTGGCCCTAATGGAAAAATTTCCCAAATATTATATGCAGTAAATTGGTTACCTTAAATATTCCTTGTTATTCTGTCATTAGCTTAAATTCAATAAACTTCATTATGTGCAATGGAGAATGCAttaaatgcaaattaaatgtcCAATTTCAGAGCACATCATGAAGCATTCTTTTAACATGAATTCTTCAAAACAAGGGTTACTTTGCAAAAATTCCCTCGCCCCCCACACCCCAGCTTGACAGATAGTGGAGAagtaaatcacggtgactcaatGACCTATTAGGTGGGAGGACCAGTGCCTAGTGCCTACAAAGAGACCACCACATTGGATGAAACTCCTACACTACGGCTGTCAGGACTCGATCATGTGTTCTTGTCCATAATCGCTACCCAGGAACCAACTGAGCTGTCCGTGCGGGCAAAAAAAAGGGTTAGTTTTCTTTTAGCAAAACTCATCAGTGTTTGATACCACTGTCTGAATTTTGATCAAATCTTGTcataatacatatgcatcatCTGTTAAATGCATCTTGTTAGGACCATTTCAAAGTAGTTGAACAGGAATACAGACATCTCTagattaaaaaatgtaaatactCCACAATGTAATCAACTATTTACAATTGACAAGTTGCAATGAACTTGGAATACTTAATAAATGTAGATATGCATATTACATACTGATCAACAAGGAAAGCTAAATGCCACATTATCAGTTTGAAAGCACAGAATCACATGATAGAGGAAAATACATAACGGTATTCTATTAAACATTATTGAACTCACCATGTCCACCACGGTTTGGCTGGAGAGGAACTCAAAGACGCCATCACTTGCAACTACAAAAAAGGGATGATTAGCGTTTAGCTGTACTGTTGATACCTCGGGAGTAGCAACAACGCCAATTTTCTCTGCTATACTATCCCCAATGCTCCGTGTAAAGGCAGTCCCGGGATACATCCCGTTTTGAAACCACAACCTAGGTGGATCACTGCCGTCCTTCTCCTCATCACCCCATGACTGAATTTCTGGATCCTTAAGTCCCTCTACTTGATCGACACTCAGAACTCTAGCCCCGCAAAGCTTCACTCTGTTGCATTCGTCGTTCCTGAAAGGAGTCTGGTCAGAGGACAAGTTTCTAGCCACAACTCTATTCCCTTCCTTAACAGCTAGCACCGCCCGTGAATCACCTACGTTTGCAACATACAACATGTTCCCAACAAGTAGAGCCGTTATAGCAGTTGTCCCGCTCATAGAATCATCTATACTGCTATTGTGAAGCTCCTCGTTAGTCGTTAAAAACGCAGAATTGTAAGCCTTGACAGGATCATCCAACAATGTAGGATCATTTGACATAATCTCCACTAACCTATCCTTAACAAAGACCGAGCATTCTGTACCAAACTGCCCATGCCCATCAAACACACCAAAGAAATGCACATTTGGATTATCCAGTAGCTGCGTGTTAACACAATAGCAATCTTGATTTTCCTTCTCAGGGGATTCGGGGTAAAAACCGCGCTGTGTAAGAACAGAACACTCTAACTTCAAGTTCTCAGAAGGCACATGAGCAACACATGATGAACAAACTGCAGAAATATGTTTTTTACCCAAATTTTCCCTGTTATCCCCATCTGAAGATTTAGGGTGTTTACAACAACATTTCCCATGAATACATCCCATTTCTCAACCCAAATTAAAGTACCCACACAACCCCCCACCACCAACTATTTGTGAACAATCTTGACAGAAACAAAAGCCCTCAAACTGCAGAGAATCAAAATTCTCAATGAAAATGGACAAATGGGTATGCACTAAATTGCAGCATGCCCACTAAAATATGGGCATTCAATGGATGATCCACTGGAATCAAAACCCAGAGATAAACAGAATTCTTGTTCAGAAATATGCAACTGGGTATTCTCCAAATTGTAATGCTGCTTCAGAAATATGGGTTTCCAAGCAAAGCCATTTGTTGATGATACCAAAGAACCCTAGGAAATATCAACAGAAGAAAAAGTTAATTCACAAGAAAATTCATCAAGATTAGAATAACACAATCCAGAAGAAATGATCAAGGAGGGAAAAGAGGATGAATGgggaaatattaatatattataatttaataaaaaataacataaaaattactccgtaaaatgaagaaaaagatcAACACGGAGATGCAACAGATAGGGACGATTCTGAGGTGATCATGTAAAGAAATGTAAGCAGAAGAGGACAGGAGGTGTTGGGTTTGTGGGGTCTCTTTCCAGgcatagaaaatgaaaattgggCAAAATAATCCTGGAAAAGAAGATTGGGATACAGATATTTATGAGATGTTATTCATTACATTTTTGCTAATGTGGGGAGAAATGGGATATGAAATTGTGAAATTAAGGGATTTGGGGATTGGGAAAATGAGGTTTGGTAAAGGGTTTTTTGGTTTTTATGCGTGTGAGGTACCATCCATCATGCTGTTGCTCATGCATGAGATGGCCATTTGTGCATTACCTCCAATGGAGCAGAGAAATTAGACAAAGGaaaaagacaatttttttttttgggggggggggggggggtaaaaTGAAAAATGCACACTTTCCTCCCTTTTCTCCCCCTAAAGTCCTAACAAACtctctatttaatttttacccacttttcaaaaggaaaaacacaatttacatccaactttttttttgtctaattgTAAAGTCAAAAACATCAACCATGCATATAGAGAAGTTAATACACATATGAATTAGATAGTATTGATAGGGATAtacatagtgtatatatatgttttcgaCTGTTACATCGCTCTTTTTGACTGGCGAGATCAGGAGGCTGATCTTGACAAGTGGGTATCATGTGAACTGTCGATCTCTTCAACCATTCCATCATCTCAAGTTATCTCGGATTAGGCATGTGGCGTAATCAACCAATAGTTGGATGTCACATACTCTTGTCGACGAAATCTCGACATGTGCTCCTAATTTAATACTATACAGGCTAATTTGCTCCCTAAAAGAATGGACTTTTGGACCTGAAAACTCTAAGTGTATCCCAACCTGTCTAGAGCTTCCCGACTATAGAATCTAAAAACATCTTGTATACTAAGAGTTCTTGATATATGAAGCCGCACTAATTTAACCCACAATTCAACATATGGTCTTGACATTAGACATCAACGTAGTGTATTGTCCCTAGACCCTAGATAATTAACGTTATTAGATATCATTGTTGTCTTTTCTCAATTTAAGTTGGAAGTGTTTATTGTTCCTTTGTTAGGTACGAGAGAATGTGTGCTTAGGCGAACGAGGTAGTTCAGGTCAATTCTTATTCACCAATATAAATCGTATGATTGTAAATGACTAATAGACTTTTTTCAAGAATTAGCGCATATTACTCTAATCAAACAATCAAAAGAGCAACCTAAGGTTGTACTACAAGGTAAAGTTAGTAGGAAAAAGtagcattatttttattttttttaaccaaaaaaaactccgtaaatttttttatgagaGAAATCGTAATTATTATCCCAAATGTATAGATTAGGTAGACACATTATTATAGCTCTAAGTAGAAATGATTTGACATCCTACCTTGttgacaatataatataaatatggaCAAAATATTATCGCATTCTATAgtgtttataaaattatgaaccacttcatttattattttaagattttgCATCATACTTATCCATTACATATCTTCTAATATAAAAAAGCCCTAGCAAGTGCAGTAAATGCATTTTTGGCATAGTTCCCGCTCAGTTCAAAACGCTGCCGTTTAGGGATAGGGAGGATTAGGAATGCATATGGTTGTTCGACTTAGAATGAAACCCGTAGTAAAAGGGATGTGGTTGTTCGACTGCCAACTTCTCTATGCTTTTGTTATTTATTGTGCCTCTTGggattatcattttaattaaatctttGGCTTTCCGATGAAAGTCTATTCGATATCCGAAATAGACAGTGTATCTTTGGCTTTCCGATGAAAGCCTATTCGATATTCGAAAAGCCTCAAGACTTTTTTTCCTATAAAACACCCGAGATCAAATCCATTTGAGCCCAAACTGCAGCAATTTGTTTCGTATAAAATTACAAATCATCATCAACGGAAAAAATGGCTCAGCCGTAGAAGAACCTCCTGTATTTTCATGGCGGCGGCGCCGGATGAGGCGGGAGACGATCGAATGTGGAGAAGGCTCAAACCATTATGCatgcaaaaaaaacaaaacaacaacaaaagagaATAATCATGGAAAGAGATAGACAAAAAGGAGTCAGACATGAAGAAACCACCTTCTACAGGTAGAGATTGTGGATTGTCCTTATATCTTAGTCATTTCCATTGAGAAAAGAACATAAGCTCAAATTAGAACAAGAATCATTTTAGAATGTCAACCACTTAGAAGAGATTGAAGCTGTGTTGCAGTAAATATGAAGACAGATTTGTAGACATGCAGTGATTTAAGTTGTGTTGCAGATATGAACATCCAATTATCTCTTTTGTAGTTTGTACGTACTGCAGTTTTTTTTGGTATTGTACTCAATAATAATAGTTGACTAAAAATAtcctcttattttttatttgttttgattgCATATAAATAGATATACTAGAGCATTCTTGGattgaaatatgaatatttatttagtttagtcAAATACAGGTACAGAGAGTTTAAGTAATGCAGTTTTTCAAGCTACGGGCAAAAACATGAAAGCAGCAATAGTAAGGACATTGAATGTTAGTTTAGTTTATTTTGTTTAGTATGAAAGTATGAAAGAAGCAATAATTATTAGTATGCACCTTTTACTGTCATGCGAATTTTAAAGGATGAAAACACAGTGTCTATCTATTGTTCTTTTCTATAGAAtactatttgtttttgtttacttaaaCATGACTGATCTTAAGgtttgttttttatatatatttgaaaaacaATTAGGAAGCATCTGCAGGTGATGCATTAAACAGTTCAACTATTGCAGCTTAAGCATCTGCAGTGCAACTATGTTAATAAATGATTTAGCTGATCCAATTATTCTATGCTATATACAGTTTTTATCCTTTTATCATATTATTTGCAAATATCATTATCTTATTTAAGAATTCTAACTATAACACAATAAAAAGAATGTTTACTTCAAAAACTACAGGAAATGTTTAGAGAAATAAAATTGTCTGTATAGAGATAtgtatttttccttttcaagaAGAAATAAATTCTGTTTCAAACAGGCATATTAAATCAGCTACTAATTCTTATATAAAATGTTGTTTTGTAACTACAAGTATAGTGTGTACATTAATTAGGAATGAGGAATTCCAGTATACTATTCAATGGTTATCAATTAGGAATGAGGAATTCAAGCATACTAATCCATGGTTTTATTTTTAGGAAAACCAATGTGGTTATATCACCATTCCTTTCTACATAAATTGGATCAAGTAAAGATGTTGGAGTGTATGATGTGTAATTACAGTTAAGGATGGATTCAGTTTCAATGtatgtaattttaattaagttttagGTAGTATTTCAGCATATTTCAGAATATATTTTAGTAacatttataaaacaaaaataagcagTCATCAACCAATTGAAATGTATTACCAgaaagaatttttgaaaatgcCTAAAGTACATGCCATACAATGCATTTGGACTTAGACTATTGATTGGCtatgatcactattagttggtaaataataagctttttgtaactttaaaatgctaaaattcaaagtgctactcaaagcagccttttcaattagctttttgagaaaagaaattataccaaacagctatcagctaacagctaatttatcaaacaactttctacaatcaacaaatgttatcaacaaatcatacattctaacctaAACAgccaatccaatcagctaacaaccatttaccaaacaggacctttgACTTCTGTAAAAAATTTAGTTATATTGTCCGCTAATCAAATTTCTACACAATAAACTAAAGTCATTGCAATGGAGTTGAGAAATctcaattttttgaaagaaaaaaaaaatcatttttatacatGGACAATAGTACGTGGTTCTATCTAGAGTTAGCAATGGTAAGGGTCCCGGActaatgttgtctacaaagaagTTTTTAGCAATTTGTAACtacaatttgtaaattttagttttaatgtttaggctttttgtaatatttatatcgagtatattttaatgtatttgtaatACATGAATTGAATTTATGCTTATATTAAGTTGTACAATTTTGaattaatagtaatattattaaattgtcTAATATTCACGCGGATAGCATATTAGGGTCAATTGTACCATTAGTAATCCAATTggattgaaaatattaatatgcagTGACTCAAATACTGTTAGTACGTACTTTAGGTACTAACGTTGTTTaccatgaaatttttaataatgtgtaatgttcaatttatattttattaattaataataataagttttggtttttaatttaattttaaattcatgtatatatttattatatttaaattaggtCTATCATAAAGAACTTgaagtaattataataatatatatctcaCTATAACACAACAACAATATATCTAATATTTAGTTCGTGCAATCGCACGGGTATAATACTagtatcaattatatatcaataGCTATCATTCCTTAAGGCTTCAACCGCTAGCtccaagattttaataattaatagtctTTTGTTTAGAAGTTTTTGATTTTTAATGGatctttaaaagaaaatcatttAAACGATTGTTAcaacattaaaattattatactatcaatATATCCCAAGATTAAACATCTATATAAATAAGAATTATAAatccaaatttatttaatttaataatttaacttGATTATTATGACTGACATTTTGCTAACTAGTATGAATtgtctttcttcccaaaagctTGAATCCTAAATCTCAATGacttagggtccgtttggaaaaaaggaaaatgacttctggaaatgttttctggaaaatgagtcattttccggaaaacagtttaatttccagtgtttggatgtgttatggaaaactatctttgtgtgtttggttcattttctggaaaatggatagaattgtataattaaacattataatttttttatttaaaatataaaaaaattataatagttattaaaataatggtatttaattaaaaaaaatagaatttataaaaaaataaaaaataaaaaaataaaaacaattttaaaaaaatgtagcaaaggtttctGGCagtttccccacctccttggtccatggtcatgggtgatatggcttggttttggtcgaaaacatgcaAAACAGCTATTCTGGtgattccgtaaaatgacttacgaaataaaattccgtaagtcattttccggaaaaatgaactgattttccttagtcaacggaaaacattttccgttgaccacattttccgaacgttgccaaacacagaaaactcggaaaacattttctggaagtcattttacaggttaccaaacacacccttaggggtcgtttggttcacggaatgttagattacgttagggaatgttagattgctgggaatgttagattactgggaatgttagattactgTCTTTGGTAAAAATTAGgctatataatataaacatgcATGTTTGGTTGAATTTATTGTTTATGTTATAATGGTTATTTTACCTTAATACTCTCATATTGCAAATCACCTTGCAAACATGAACATGTGTCAAACTACTACAATATAATgttctttctttttcaaatttatgttttcccATATCTAGTCctctttcataaaaataaaataaataaaataaagttcaaaaatcaaGCTTTCACCTTGATGTATGTTAAGGGCAAAGAATGTAAAATGGCAAGGAAATCTAACATTACCTAAGATGAGCAAGGGAATCACATTCCctcaaaaacaagaaaaagtgTGATGTGGAGGCAATGTTTGATTCCAAGGGAATGTTATATAACTCCAACCAAACATAGAAATGCTAGATAACCAACCCAATGTAACCCAAGTTATACTATATAACCCAAACCAAACGCTCCCTTAGAGTAACTCAGCAATCTtgtctttcttcccaaaatgttgaattttGAGAGATTGCTCCCACACCCTCAAGTCATTGGTGAGACTTGATCCCTGgtttttctttccaaacttcaccTATGTGACCAATTGAGTTGCTCATGCTAAAATTTTTTCCTGATTCCACCTCctaattttcaattatatatgtaagagtatttaattcattagttacttttatatttgattaacaagaatatatatatataaatctgttcaaatgtggccgcgccttcccgtgctgccgtgcgatttacaccactcaatattaagaaatacatcactcaatgttaacaaatgcaccacaatgaaattGCATAAAAGCACCTCATAACCCCCttgtttctaattgtgcattttttaacactgtgtggtgtatttttttcatacgtagtgatgtgtacctaatagtgcatatttgtatggtgcatttcttaacattgagtggtgtaaaccgcaccgaccgtACAGGAAGGCAcgaccacacctgattatgaccctatatatatatatatatatatatatatatatatatatatatatatatatatataatcacgtTAAGAGATAAATATTATTAGGTAAAATTAGAATGAAAAtagaattattatattcattcaaAACAGGGGCTAAAACCAGCCCACTTAGTGTGGGCATGCATAAATTAGACTAGTCAAAATTGgcctataaatctataatttcTAATATTAGCAACATATTGGCCCATATCAAGTTATCAACATCTTATTTACTGACATTGCTGCGGTTGTTATGCCAGGGAGGCGGGTTCACCTTACAATGTGGACTTGagtttatattcataattttaaaattttatatttacaattttagaattctatgttcacaattacagaactctatattcacaatttcataactctatattcacaatttcataatccTATagtcaacagtataacacaatttttgaatctatataacaaaattttgaatatatagttcaaaaattgtgaatattgagtaatgtaattgtgtatattaagatctaaaattgtgaatataaagttctaaaatcgtgaacataaaattgtaaacatagaattctaaaattatgaacataacattctaaaattgtgaacatagacctggatccacattgcaatgtggacccgggtccatagcataatttgccgcatTGCTGCCATTCCACTTCAAATTTCAAAAGCTCTCTTAATCTTGTCCTGAAATAGTTGGCGGAATAAGGAAACCTAATTTTCATAttagaattataaaattttgattattgtCAATACGTTCTATGTTGAATATATCGCATAGGTGATTTCTATTGCGTTTCACCTTTTATAGTATGTGGGTCATCGTATAAGAGCGAACACTATTGATTGAGTCGTGACTATGAATTTCCTTCCTtatcccaaaaataaaataaaataaaaattctttacTCTCTTAGCTAGTGTATATTATGAGCAATTGAATTAGTTTGGTTAATCCTTCACCTTCATTTTTACTTATTTGATCATATATTGAAACTCCCATATTAAAAGTAATGATGCTGAAATATAACTTTAACTTACCTACAAATTACATCGATATGGTCTAAACTCACAAAGTGGATTTTATTATTCCATGGAAATAAAAGTGGGAGTTAAATATGAGccaaaagaagacaaaacatAACCTTATTGGAGTGTGCTAAAGATGGAAAATAAAGTTGACTCCATGAATACATGTGTTTTTGAGTGTTCTCCAACCactacaaataaatataataatcaacAAAATATAGGCAACCTCAAAAATTGTACGTAGGCGTGACAAACCTATGTGGGATGCATTATCATGATGTTCCCCACATTTATATGTATTGTTCATCACAttatcatgcatgcatgcatagcATTTCCACTGCTACGTataataacattaattaatCCCCTCtaattaacccaaaaaaatgaagaaaaaaagggtttttaattctaatagaagaaataaaaaaggaaaagaaaataccCTAAAACCCCACTGCACCCTTTGTTTTGCTCCGCAACTCATTATATCACGAATCATACGAATCATGATCTATCTTATAAGATGAACCACTGAAATAACGTgattttaatatactgaatattcactttaatatgttcattttttcaGATTAATTTTATGTGTATTGAACGTTCAGTacacaaaaaatgaacattcagtatattaaaaatgaacgtTTATCAGTAGTCCACATTATAATATAGATCACGATCCAGAGTATAATTTGTCACCGTCGGCCACTCATTTCCGGCGAGGAGTGAAAGTTTGGAACGTGACAGTCCCGGCCGTCGCCGGGAACTCATCCACGGCGCAACTCCGGCATTTCATCCCGAGCGCCTCGACGGCTTTGGCGGCGACTCTCTTCCACGCGCCGGCATTGTTCCCGTTGCACGTGAGCGCCACGCACATCTTCCCCGGCCGGAAAACTTGCACCACCTTGGTGAGGACCCGGTGGAGGTCATCGGCGGCGTTGCCGGAGCCGCCGACACACTCGTAGCTGGCGTAGCTGAAGCCGTCTTCGGGGGTGACGTGGATGGTGGAGTAACGGTCGCCATCAACGCCGTTCATGGAGTAGCCGCAAGGGTGGAACGCGAAGTCACAAACGGCGACGGCGTTAGGGTTTATGTAACGGATCCCGGTAGCGTCCGTCATGTCTTTCCCCAA includes:
- the LOC116002272 gene encoding probable protein phosphatase 2C 35 isoform X1; the protein is MGCIHGKCCCKHPKSSDGDNRENLGKKHISAVCSSCVAHVPSENLKLECSVLTQRGFYPESPEKENQDCYCVNTQLLDNPNVHFFGVFDGHGQFGTECSVFVKDRLVEIMSNDPTLLDDPVKAYNSAFLTTNEELHNSSIDDSMSGTTAITALLVGNMLYVANVGDSRAVLAVKEGNRVVARNLSSDQTPFRNDECNRVKLCGARVLSVDQVEGLKDPEIQSWGDEEKDGSDPPRLWFQNGMYPGTAFTRSIGDSIAEKIGVVATPEVSTVQLNANHPFFVVASDGVFEFLSSQTVVDMVSKYPDPKDACSAIAAKSYKRWLQHETRTDDITIIIVYIKDLFHSGVRTTDCCEGNGEGEMVSEVFYTPPGSEASPPVRSGISELQSYHPTVSLYQSSQTVIP
- the LOC116002272 gene encoding probable protein phosphatase 2C 35 isoform X2 produces the protein MGCIHGKCCCKHPKSSDGDNRENLGKKHISAVCSSCVAHVPSENLKLECSVLTQRGFYPESPEKENQDCYCVNTQLLDNPNVHFFGVFDGHGQFGTECSVFVKDRLVEIMSNDPTLLDDPVKAYNSAFLTTNEELHNSSIDDSMSGTTAITALLVGNMLYVANVGDSRAVLAVKEGNRVVARNLSSDQTPFRNDECNRVKLCGARVLSVDQVEGLKDPEIQSWGDEEKDGSDPPRLWFQNGMYPGTAFTRSIGDSIAEKIGVVATPEVSTVQLNANHPFFVVASDGVFEFLSSQTVVDMVSKYPDPKDACSAIAAKSYKRWLQHETRTDDITIIIVYIKDLFHVLEPLTAVKEMEKGKWCLKYFTLLRDRKLLHR